The genomic region GCGCCGAGCCGGTCGAGCTCGGCGTCACTGAGGCTGATGCGGGCGAGGCTCGCCAGGTGGGCGACGTCCTCACGCGAGAGGGGCGACGACATGCGTCTCCTGGGTCGTGGGGTCAGTACCGCGCCATCCTAGTGACACCCGCGCCCTCACCTGACGCGTCACCGGCCGTTCACCCGGCACCCCTACCGTCCGTCCGTGCCCGAGACCCTGCAGATCGATCGGCTCGACGGATTCAGCGTCGACGACTCCGACGACGACGACCCCGTCCTGCTCGACGCCTCCGGCCTCCCGGTCGACACCTGGCGGGAGGGCTACCCGTACGACGAGCGGCTCGACCGCACGACGTACGACCTCGAGAAGCGGCTCCTGCAGATCGAGCTGATCAAGCTGCAGAGCTGGGTCAAGGACACCGGCCAGCGGATCGTGCTGGTGTTCGAGGGACGCGACGCGGCCGGCAAGGGCGGCACGATCAAGCGTTTCACCGAGCACCTGAACCCGCGTGGTGCCCGGGTCGTCGCGCTCGTGAAGCCCACCGACCGCGAGCAGAGCCAGTGGTACCTGCAGCGCTACGTGGCCCACCTGCCGAGCGCCGGGGAGGTCGTGTTCTTCGACCGCTCCTGGTACAACCGGGCGGGCGTCGAGCGGGTCATGGGGTTCTGCACGCCCGACCAGTACACGGAGTTCCTGCGGCAGGCACCGGCGTTCGAGAAGATGCTGGTCAACGACGGCGTGCACGTCGTGAAGTTCTGGTTCTCGGTCTCGCGCGCCGAGCAGCTGACGCGCTTCACGATCCGCCAGATCGACCCGGTGCGGCAGTGGAAGCTCTCGCCGATGGACCTCGCGTCGCTCGACAAGTGGGACGCCTACACGCAGGCCAAGGAGGCGATGTTCCGCAAGACCGACACGCGGCACTCGCCGTGGACCGTCGTGAAGAGCAACGACAAGAAGCGGGCCCGGCTCGAGGCGATGCGCCACGTGCTCCACCGCTTCGACTACCCGGGCAAGGACCACGACGTCGTGCGCACGCCCGACCCGCTCGTCGTGGGCGCTGCGGCGGACCTGTTCGACCCGGACGACGCCGACGTCGACTGACCGGCGAGCGGGACGGCGGACAAGAGATGATGCATCGGGGTCGCCGGGGCAGCCCGGATGCATCATCGCTCGTCGGCCCGCCGCCTGGTCCGTGGCCGCTTGTCCGAACCATCCCGGGGCGGTCAGGTGGTTGGTGGTGGGACCTCAGGCGCGGGCGCGGTTCTGGGCGAACAGTCGCGCGGCCAGCACCAGGATCGTGACGCCGAGGACGATGTCGGCCACGACGTGGGCCTGACGCCACAACGGCATGTCGAGCGCACCCGGGACGGTGTAGTGACCGATGCCGAT from Aeromicrobium sp. Sec7.5 harbors:
- the ppk2 gene encoding polyphosphate kinase 2, which gives rise to MPETLQIDRLDGFSVDDSDDDDPVLLDASGLPVDTWREGYPYDERLDRTTYDLEKRLLQIELIKLQSWVKDTGQRIVLVFEGRDAAGKGGTIKRFTEHLNPRGARVVALVKPTDREQSQWYLQRYVAHLPSAGEVVFFDRSWYNRAGVERVMGFCTPDQYTEFLRQAPAFEKMLVNDGVHVVKFWFSVSRAEQLTRFTIRQIDPVRQWKLSPMDLASLDKWDAYTQAKEAMFRKTDTRHSPWTVVKSNDKKRARLEAMRHVLHRFDYPGKDHDVVRTPDPLVVGAAADLFDPDDADVD